The genomic segment AATTGAAACGAAACCAGCAGCCGGCGTGATGGTGGCCAAACCTGCTACGGCACCGGTCAACATACCGAGTATCTTTGGTTTTTTCTCAAACATTCCTGACAAAACCAACCAAGTTATTGCGGCAAATGAAGCTGCTATATCCGTATTCAAAAAAGCGAGAGATGTTATTCCATTTGCCTGCAGTTCGCTTCCTGCGTTAAATCCATACCATCCAAACCACAAAAGAGCGGTTCCGAGAGCAACTAATGGTATGCTGTGAGGACCTTTGTCTTTGACTTTTCTCCTTCCAACAAAAAGTACGGAAGCCAAGGCCGCCACACCAGCTGTGGCATGAACAACGATACCACCGGCAAAGTCGAGGACACCCCATCTTTGTAAGAAACCTCCGCCCCATATCATATGGGCAACCGGGAAATAAACAAGTAACAGCCATAACGTAAGGAACAACATGTACGCTTTGAATCTAACCCTGTTTGCAAATGCTCCAGTGATCAAAGCAGGCGTGATGATGGCAAACATCATCTGATAAGATATGAAAACAAACAAGGGAATATGGTTACTTGATGAAAGCAGGCTTGAAGGATTGACTCCTATTAAAAAGGCATGATTCAAATTTCCAATAATTCCCCACACATCTCCGCTGAAGACCATTGAATAACCTACCGTGATCCACAATATCGTCGTAACACCCATAGAAACAAAGCTTTGCATCATTATCGTTAAAACATTTTTTCTCCCCACAAGTCCACCGTAAAAGAAGGCCAAACCCGGGGTCATCAACATAACCAAACTTGTTGCTACCAACATGAAAGCCGTATCACCTGTATTTACCATCTTGAGTCCCTCCTGTTTTTGTTTTTGCAAATCCTAAATTACGGTGACTTACCATAACTTACTATAAACAAGAGATAAATTCATCATTCACACTCAATTTTTTCCGCTTTATCACCTCCATTGAATGTATTCGAAAACATCAAAATGGCTCTATGAACATCAAAGAAATTGTGGGAATATCGTTTACCTTAACATCAGCCACAAAATAATCCACAAAATGATGAACCCCACTGGAAAAGAAGTACCAAATATCGAAAGCGGTGTTAATTTTGTTTTCTTTTAATGGCTTGCTTAAATACACTCCGAGTCTCCAGGGGCCAATGTAGTACTGACCATATATTCCAACATCAAAAGAAGTGGAAGTAGAAATGGTAGTTTCAAGCATGGGACCAATTCTGTATCCTTCGTTCTTATCGTTTCTGCCTAACAAAGGAATTAAAGCATCTATCCTGTAGTTGGTACTTTGAGACGTCGAAGCAGCCGTGATGACACTTAAGTTGATTTCATCGTTAAAACCGTTCATGGCTCCAATTTTGTAGACCCAACTCCTGCTTGGTGCGTATCCTAAGCCAAGTATGTAATTCATGGAAAAAGCGAAAGATAAAATCGCGATTAGGAAGATCATGAATAACAAAAGACTTTTTGCCATCTCAAAACATCACCACCATTCATGATAAAATACATAGGCGTTTGAAATTATATCACTTTAGGGTGAACGATCTTGAAAATAAAAAGAAGAATAGGAAAACTTATCCACTCAAAACAAACTCTTTCGCAAGCAGTCGTTTTGATAACCTCTTTGACCTTACTTTCAAAGGGATTCGGCTTTTTGCGAGATATGATTGTGGCGTATTATTTTGGAACTGGAAAAATAATGGACGCATTTGTTTCTTCACAGACACCGCTGAATTTTACAGCTTCTGTTATCATGGGAGCCGTTGCGACGGTTTTCATTCCCCTCTTTATACGTGTGCGCAAAAACAAAGGAGAAAAAGAGTCAGAACATTTTTCAGCCACGGTTTTTTACCTTTCCATATTGGCGATTTCTTCATTAGTCGCTGTTATGTTCGTTTTCCCAAGAGATGCTGTAAAGTTATTCTTTCCCGGATTCTCATCTGAAAGGCTCATCCTTACGGCCAAATTCGTCAGATGGATGAGTTTTGCCACCCTTCTAACAGCAACAACTTCATTTTTGAATTCTCTGCTGAGAAGCGAAAGAAAGTTTTTAGCCTACCCAATGGTGGGAATTGGATTTGATTTTGTGGTGATAGGGCTTTTGTTTGTCGCCCACAAGTTAGGTGCTGTTTCTCTGGCAATCGCATGGACAGGCGGGCCGTTGTTCATGGTAGCTGTGTTGGGATTCGCTGAAAGAAAGTATTTAAATCCTTTCAAAGTTAAAAGACACATGCCAGAGATGAGAGAGCTTCTCAAAATGGTCGCTCCTATGTTTTTTTCAAGCGCATTTGGCATGTTGAATACGATAATTGACAGAACGTTCGCTTCCACTTTAAACATTGGAGCCATAAGTGCTTTGATGTTTGCGCGAAGAATAAGCGGAGCAACCACCGGCGTTTTGGGAACACCTGTCATGCAGGCGAGTTATCCTTCCATTTCATCTTACGCAGCCAACGAAAACATGGAAGCTCTCAATTTGACCGTGAAAAAAACGATGAAGCTGCTATCTTTTTTCCTGATTCCCGTGTCGTTTGCGCTTTTTCCCCTTGCCAAGGGAATTATAGGCATCGTATTTCAACGTGGTAATTTCACTTATCAATCAACGCTTTTGACTTATCCTCCTCTTATAGCAGCTGGAATATCACTCTTCACAGCTTCATACAACGGCGTGTTGGTAAGAATTTATTACGCTTTTAAAGATACCAAGACTCCTATGTATTA from the Mesoaciditoga lauensis cd-1655R = DSM 25116 genome contains:
- a CDS encoding ammonium transporter, translated to MVNTGDTAFMLVATSLVMLMTPGLAFFYGGLVGRKNVLTIMMQSFVSMGVTTILWITVGYSMVFSGDVWGIIGNLNHAFLIGVNPSSLLSSSNHIPLFVFISYQMMFAIITPALITGAFANRVRFKAYMLFLTLWLLLVYFPVAHMIWGGGFLQRWGVLDFAGGIVVHATAGVAALASVLFVGRRKVKDKGPHSIPLVALGTALLWFGWYGFNAGSELQANGITSLAFLNTDIAASFAAITWLVLSGMFEKKPKILGMLTGAVAGLATITPAAGFVSIQSAMFIGILASIASYAVVAWKNRAGLDDALDVFGVHGVGGILGVTLLGLLGERSVNSAGTNGLFFGNAAFFGKEMAAVAGASLYAFAFTFFMLWLINKITPVRVSEEEEEMGLDEAEHGEQAYL
- the murJ gene encoding murein biosynthesis integral membrane protein MurJ codes for the protein MKIKRRIGKLIHSKQTLSQAVVLITSLTLLSKGFGFLRDMIVAYYFGTGKIMDAFVSSQTPLNFTASVIMGAVATVFIPLFIRVRKNKGEKESEHFSATVFYLSILAISSLVAVMFVFPRDAVKLFFPGFSSERLILTAKFVRWMSFATLLTATTSFLNSLLRSERKFLAYPMVGIGFDFVVIGLLFVAHKLGAVSLAIAWTGGPLFMVAVLGFAERKYLNPFKVKRHMPEMRELLKMVAPMFFSSAFGMLNTIIDRTFASTLNIGAISALMFARRISGATTGVLGTPVMQASYPSISSYAANENMEALNLTVKKTMKLLSFFLIPVSFALFPLAKGIIGIVFQRGNFTYQSTLLTYPPLIAAGISLFTASYNGVLVRIYYAFKDTKTPMYYGIVGIGFNILLNFLFIHPLKQTGLALSTSLVSFYFTIAILISLRRKLKIWFFDTWYFLRVVSASALMTALMYPFMIYVHKRERYILATLVGLGAYFLFSRLFRTLPKNFMSYLKFKKVDSDNKENL